The Mycobacterium avium subsp. avium genomic sequence TACATCGCGCTCTACATGGGCGGGATGGGCGCGGAGGACACCAACTTCCACGCCGACGTCTACCGTCGGATGGGCTACGCCGAGGTGGTCGACGATGTGACCAGGCTGTTCCGCAGCGGACGCAAGGACGAGGCCGCCAAGATCATCCCCGACGAGGTGATCGACGACGCCGCGATCGTCGGCGACGTCGACTACGTGCGTAAGCAGATCAAGGCCTGGGAGGCCGCCGGCGTCACCATGATGGTGGTGTCCGGGCGCAGTACAGAGCAGGTCCGCGAGCTGGCCACGCTGATCTGAACCCGGCGCACCACCAACTAGAACACGTTCTAGTTTTCTTGCCAGTGGCCTAGAACACGTTCTAGATTGGCCGGATGGCAGGCCCGACGACGATGCAGTCAGCCCAGCGGGTGGGCGTCGCCGAAGGTCATCTCGACGTGGCCGACCGATCCGGAGATCATCGCGCGCGTCGGCAGGCCCAGCGACGCCAGCTCCTGGACGTAGGGGTGGGTGCCCAGCCGCAAGGTGGCCCCGCCGGGCCGGCCGCGCAGCCCGCGCACCCGCATCTCCCAGGGCACCTCCCGGGTGGTGCCTTCGGCGAAGGTGTAGGTCTTGAGCACCTGCGGCCGCGACGTGAACAGCGACGGCACCGGCAATCCGGGCGCGAAGTCGATGCCGGCGATGTGCGCGCCGTCGGCGCTGACGTCGAACCCGAAGCGGCCTTGTTCGCGAACGGTGAAGTCCGCCATGATCTTCGGGAATCCCCAGATCGAGCGTCCGGCCTCCAGGGTGAAGCTCTGGTCGACGGGCAGGTGATGGATGAAGGCGGCCGCCTCGCCCAGCGCCCGCCAGCCGCGCGCCGTCGAGCCGGGCGGGTTGACCATCACGCAGGTGCCGAATTCGTGGTACTGGCCCAGGTCGCCGTCGATGTAGCGGGCCAGCATCAGGTTGACCACCGCCCGGCCGGGCCGGTGCTGGCAGACCTTCAGGCCGCTGTAGTCGATAAGCCGTTGTGCCGCTTGCGCATCCACCGAAAACATCGCGGTGTGGACGTCCGCTTTTCGGATCCGCACCGGCATGGTGAGGACTGTCCCCGCAACGATGTGTTGTGACTCGGTCATGCCGGTTACTGTAATCCTTTCGTCAACATTTGGAGGCTGTAGATGACTTCGACCATCCCGGAAGCGATCGCGAACATCGATCTGGCCGACGGAAATTTCTACGCCGACCGGCGCGCGTCGCGTGAGGCGTATCGCTGGATGCGCGCCAACCAGCCGGTGTTCCGGGATCGCAACGGGTTGGCCGGCGCCACCACCTATCAGGCCATCCAGGACGCCGAGCGCAATCCGGAGCTGTTCTCTTCCACCGGCGGCATCCGTCCCGACCAGCCCGGCATGCCCTACATGATCGACATGGACGATCCCGCACATCTGTTGCGGCGCAAGCTCGTCAACGCCGGCTTCACCCGCAAGCGGGTGAAGGAGAAGGAGCCGTCCATCGGCACGTTGTGCGACACCCTGATCGACGCGGTGTGTGAGCGCGGCGAATGTGACTTCGTCCGCGACATCGCCGCCCCGCTGCCGATGGCGGTGATCGGCGACATGCTGGGCGTGCTGCCTACCGAACGCGGCATGCTGCTGAAGTGGTCCGACGACCTGGTGTGCGGCCTGAGTTCGCACATCGACCCCACGTCGGCCGAATTCCAAACGGTGATGGACGCTTTCGCTGCCTACACCGCCTTCACCATGGACATCATCGCCAAGCGGCGGGCCGAGCCCACCGACGACCTGTTCTCCATCCTGGTGAACGCCGAGGTCGAGGGGCAGCGGATGTCCGATGACGAGATCGTCATGGAGACGCTGCTGATCCTGATCGGTGGCGACGAGACCACCCGGCACACGCTGTCCGGCGGCACCGAACAGCTGCTGCGCCACCGCGACCAGTGGGACGCGCTGGTGCGCGACCCGTCGCTGCTGCCGGGCGCCATCGAGGAGATGCTGCGCTGGACATCGCCGGTCAAGAACATGTGCCGCACCCTGACCGCCGACACCGAATTCCACGGCACCGAGCTGCGGGCCGGGGAGAAGATCATGTTGCTGTTCGAGTCGGGCAACTTCGACGAGTCGGTGTTCGACGACCCGGACAGCTTCGACATCCGGCGAAACCCGAACAGCCACATGGCGTTCGGCTTCGGCACTCACTTCTGCCTGGGTAACCAGCTGGCCCGTCTCGAGCTGTCGATGATGACCGAGCGGGTGCTCAAGCGGCTGCCGGACCTGCGGCTGGCCGACGACGGCGATCTGCCGCTGCGCCCGGCGAACTTCGTCAGCGGCCTGGAGGCCATGCCGGTGGTGTTCACCCCGAGCGCGCCGCTGCTGCGCTGAGCGGGCCCGGTCGGCTGCGCCAGATCCGCTAGCTCCGCTGGCTCCGCGAGCTCCGCTGGCTTCCCGAGCGCCGCTCCTCCCCGAGCGCCGCTCCTTCCCGAGCGTGTACTCACCGCGAATTTCGGGCCGGTTTTTCGCTGCCAGTGCACGCTCGGCGCGTCCAGGCCGTCGACACCCGGGCGATGATGCCGGCGGGCGTGTCCTCGGCCGTGACCCGGACGACCGTCCACCCCAACTCGGCGAGAACCTCCGCGCGCCGAATGTCCTTGGTGAATTGTCTTCGGTCGGTGCGGTGTTGGTCGCCGTCGTACTCGACCGCCAGTTTGATGTCCTCCCAGCCCATGTCGAGACAGGCGATCAGCGCACCGTATTGGCGAACCGGTAGCTGCGTGCGCGGCCGCGGGAAACCCGCGCGGAGCAGGAGAAGCCGCAGCCACGTTTCCCGGGGAGACTCCGCGCCCGCGTCGACAAGCGGCAGCACGCTGCGGGCACGGGTGATGCCGCGGCGGCCCCGGTAGCGATCGGCGAGCAACTCGATCTCCAACACCTTCAGCTCGGTTGCGCGCGCCAGCGCGTCGATCGCGGCGACGGCCTTGTCGACGGGGGAGCGGCAGGCGATGTCGAGAGCCGTCCGTGCGGGCGTCGTCACCGGCATGCCTCCGATCGTCTGGATTTCGTCACCGACCAGCCGGTCCGACCACGTCTGGATGCCATCCGGCGGGCGGCGGTACGGGTACAGCA encodes the following:
- a CDS encoding cytochrome P450 — encoded protein: MTSTIPEAIANIDLADGNFYADRRASREAYRWMRANQPVFRDRNGLAGATTYQAIQDAERNPELFSSTGGIRPDQPGMPYMIDMDDPAHLLRRKLVNAGFTRKRVKEKEPSIGTLCDTLIDAVCERGECDFVRDIAAPLPMAVIGDMLGVLPTERGMLLKWSDDLVCGLSSHIDPTSAEFQTVMDAFAAYTAFTMDIIAKRRAEPTDDLFSILVNAEVEGQRMSDDEIVMETLLILIGGDETTRHTLSGGTEQLLRHRDQWDALVRDPSLLPGAIEEMLRWTSPVKNMCRTLTADTEFHGTELRAGEKIMLLFESGNFDESVFDDPDSFDIRRNPNSHMAFGFGTHFCLGNQLARLELSMMTERVLKRLPDLRLADDGDLPLRPANFVSGLEAMPVVFTPSAPLLR
- a CDS encoding DUF559 domain-containing protein, which gives rise to MAEPFIGSEAVASGLVTPYALRSRFVRVHPDVYVPAGTALSAGLRARSAWLWSRRRGVVAGRSAAALYGTKWIDDRAPAQLLYPYRRPPDGIQTWSDRLVGDEIQTIGGMPVTTPARTALDIACRSPVDKAVAAIDALARATELKVLEIELLADRYRGRRGITRARSVLPLVDAGAESPRETWLRLLLLRAGFPRPRTQLPVRQYGALIACLDMGWEDIKLAVEYDGDQHRTDRRQFTKDIRRAEVLAELGWTVVRVTAEDTPAGIIARVSTAWTRRACTGSEKPARNSR
- a CDS encoding acetoacetate decarboxylase family protein, with the protein product MTESQHIVAGTVLTMPVRIRKADVHTAMFSVDAQAAQRLIDYSGLKVCQHRPGRAVVNLMLARYIDGDLGQYHEFGTCVMVNPPGSTARGWRALGEAAAFIHHLPVDQSFTLEAGRSIWGFPKIMADFTVREQGRFGFDVSADGAHIAGIDFAPGLPVPSLFTSRPQVLKTYTFAEGTTREVPWEMRVRGLRGRPGGATLRLGTHPYVQELASLGLPTRAMISGSVGHVEMTFGDAHPLG